Within the Mustela lutreola isolate mMusLut2 chromosome 2, mMusLut2.pri, whole genome shotgun sequence genome, the region CCCTGGGTCTGCACAGGACCCCTGATGTTGGGGTGAAGGCTCCCTTGGGGTCATACAGCCAACAGCAGGATCCCAGCCTGTGGTCCTTGAGTGCCATCCACATGGGTCCAAGACACAGGCCAGCCCATGGGAAATGCTGAGGCCCTCACGCTGCCTCTGTGTGTCCAGGCTTGGAGTGGCTGCCCACGGGGAGAGCAGGCCCTGCCTCCAGCCGACCCCTGAGGCCGCCAGCTGCATCATCCCGGACGTCCAGATGTTCTCCATGGTGCCTTATATACTCAACATCACGACGCTTCAGCCCTGGCCCAGCAGCAGCTTTGTGCCCTTCGTTCCAGAGCATATCAGTGAGTGCAGACAGCAGCCAGCGCGTGGGGCGGGGGGCCCTCtggctcctgcccctcccagctctCACCACTCACCCCTGCGCATCCATCCTGGGTCGTTTGGCTCCACCTTTGCGTTTCTCCAAGGAGGTGCCCACTTCTCCCCACACTGAGCCTCCCAACATGCCCAGCCTCCATCTTCACTTGGAGCGGCTCAATCCCTTTCCGGTCCTGTCCTTGCCCCGACTATCCGCCCTCCCAACAGTGACCACCAGAGGGCACCCATGAGCACCCGAATCGtgtcccaccctcctccctcctcagccCTTCATAGCTCCCACCTACCTGGGGCAAAAACCCAAGTCCTCCCCAAGGCCCCCAAAACTTTGCACGATTTGCCTTGTCCCCTCCCTAccgtccccttctccctctgtcttcctccctcacCTGCTCCAGCCACATATGCTTCCTCTGTTCTTCCAACACATCAGGCaggtcctgccccaggacctttgcacaggctgtgccctctgcctggaGCGCTCTTCCAGACCTCCACACAGTTCACTCCCCCACGTCCTTCACATCTACTCAGAGGTCATCTCAGTGAGCCCTCCCTCGAGCACCTTATTAAAGACTGCAGACCCTCATATGTTGCTGATATATGCATCATACTAAGAAAGTCTAGTAGTCCCTCAGAGACTTAAACGTACGTAATCATATAAGCCAGCAATTCCAATTCTAGCTGTATACCCCAGAGAAGTGAAATCATGTGTACTCAGAAACTTGTTTGCTAATGTTCATGGCAATATAATCCATAACAGACCAAAAGCAGAAACAACACAAgggtccatcagcagatgaatgggtaCCCGAAACAGGCTCTGTCCGTATTATGGAACATTTGGTCATGAACAGGAGCGAGGCGCCCCCATGTGCTGCCCCCGGGGGCGGACCCCAAGCCCACGATGCTCAGGGAGggaaccagacacagaaggacacacGGGGTGGGAGTCCACGGGTGTGATACGTCCAGAACAGGCTCCTCCGTGGATGGGAAGGGGGCTcatgggggctggggacagggatgGGGGTGATGGCTGATGGGGTGGGgcttctttctggggtgatggaatgttctagaGTTAAATAGAGGCGaggttgcacaactctgaatgTCCCACAACCGCTGCACTGTACGTTTGACAAGGTGAGTTTTGCACTATGCGAATTACGTCTCAAAACACTGAAGCCACTCTTCTTGCCCTGTTGATTTTTCTTCCCTGTGCTTGATGACCCATGGATTTGCTGCTTGATTCTTGTCTTTTGCACTGAGCGCCAAGAGGACGGGGTGGGGTTTGTGTGGGTCACTGCCGTGTCCCCAGCGTCCAGGACGCTGCTGGACACTCAGTGGACAATAAATACACGTTAGTTGATTGGATGAAGGAGCGAGCCTACCAGCCCTGACCTTACGTCCTGCTTGTCCATCAGTTAAACCGGACCCTCCAGAAGGCGTCCGCCTGAGCCCCCTCCCCGGGCAGCGGCTGTGGGTGCAGTGGGAACCCCCCCGTTCCTGGCCCTTCCCGGAGATCTTCGCACTCAAGTACAGAATCCGGTATAAGCATCACAGATCGCCCCGCTTCCGCCAGGTGAGGAGGGCGAGGGGAGGCGGCGGGAGGGCGTCCTGGGGCGTGGGGACAGCATGTGCGGAGGTGCACTGGGGCCTCAAATGCAGCCGTGGCCAACTCACAGGCAGCCCAGAGCTGGGACTCCCGGCTGTCCACCCAAAAGGACAGCAGATGGGAGCTTGCACAAATGCTTGTACACCCGTGTTCACAGCAGCTCCATTCACAGCAGCTGAAAGGCGGAAACTCCCCAAATGTCTGTCAACAGCAGAGTAGAAAAACACATGTATCCACCCACGCGCGGGCTCGTCACTCGGCGGGACCAGGGCGAGGCGTCAACAGGCGATGCCCGGGGATGGACCGAGCCCACAGTGCTCAGGGAGGgaaccagacacagaaggccaTACAGCATGTGTTCATTGATTCCATTTATGGGAAACATCCAGAACAGGCACATCCTGGGACTGGAAGGGAGTtctggctgccaggggctggggaggaggtggagagagacaGCAGATGGTTGCGTGacttccttttggggtgatggaatgttctggaactagaaggaggtgatgattgcacaacatGACGAATATACTCAATGCCCCAGATTCTCCTTCTTCATTGGTCAATTTTATGTCATGTCAATTTCACCTTGACTGAAAACAAATACATTGTTTACATTTTCACAAGGGAAAAGATACATTCCGCAAGGGTAGTGCTGAGCACCTCCCAGTGAGCTGTGCAGAGGCCTACCCCAGAGCTGCGGGCTTGGAGGGCGTAGGCTTCTGCAGCCCGTCCCACGGGACTTTCTGGGCCGATAGAAATGTCCTACGGACTAAAATTGGTCTTTGCTGAGCAAGGACAACGTGGCAGGCAGCCAAGGAGCTGGCTTTTATGTTTAAGCAAGTGTGCCttcatttgcttttaaatatttttgcaatttatttttatttttatacatataacgttttgtttatttgatggtatcttttaaagattttacttttaagtaatcccGACGTGCAACATGGGCCTcacactcacaaccccaagatcaagagtcacgtgctcccgGCATCTGGCGGTCACTGTCGggcaagcatctgactcttggttttggctcaggttgtgatctcagggcggtgagatcgagccccgcatcaggctccgtgctcagcagagtcagcttaagattttctctccctctccctctgcccctccccgccttcCTCTTCTGCACGTGcccgctctctctcaaacaaacaacaacaaaaagtcgcacattctaccagctgagccagccgggatcccctattttttttttttgcaatcttTTAAATGGTGAGAATGGGggtgatattttttattttttaaattttatttatttatttgctttgaaagatcccatctatttatttgacagagagagatcacaagtaggcagagaggcaggcagagagagaggaagggaagcaggccccctgctgagcagagagcccgatgtggggctcaatcccaggaccctgagatcatgacctgagctgaaggcagaggcccatcccactgagccacacaggcaccccgtgggtgattttttttttaaagattttatttatttatttgacagaccgagatcacaagtaggcagagaggcaggcagagagagagagagaggaggaagcaggctcctcgaggaacagagagcctgatgtggggctcgatcccaggaccctgggatcatgacctgagctgaaggcagaggctttaacccactgagccacccaggcgccccgtgatttaaaaaaaaaagatttatttttttattttagggagagagattgtgtgctgggggaggggaagagggagaggtctCCAGCAGACCCCCCACCGagccctgaacagggagcccttgGTGTTATAGACCTACCTAgcaccaccctaagatcatgacctgcgcccaaaccaagagtcagacccttaaatGACTGTAAATagtttttacaatttttagattGAGACAGAATTCACATGCCGTAAAATTCATAAAAAGTGTACAAGGCAGTGGCCTGGAGCGTCCTCGCAGAGTTATGCAATCGTTTAATCTAAACGGACAGCGTAAACCACCACATCCGGCTGCCGTGGGATGACCCAGGGCAGAACGGGTCAGGGGACAGTCAGATCTGGGGCCAGGATGTTGGGGAGGCTCTGGGACATCAGAAGAAACAGGAGTCAGGCGAGAGAGCCCAGCGTCAGTAGGGGGGAAGGTgcgaggcaggggtggggtgaacCGCTCGCTGTGGGGTGGCCAATTTGAAGCCTTCCCGCCGCCTCTGGTCTGCACCTGGCCCCAGGACGCTTTAGGGCAGGGGGTCTGCTGGATTGTGTCGGAGCTAGAGGAAGGGGCCGTGAGTCTGATGGGCCGGCGTGTACAGGAGAGCCGTGCTCCTGGCCGGCAGGCGGTCTGTAAGAATCGGCGGGCCCTGGAAGGGGCAGTGCCTCCCTGGTCACCAAGTTGCGGCAGAAGCAGAACGGAGTATGCCgaagacttaaaaacaagtttACTACAgcggggcggtggggagggaagcCGATCGCAGAGGATGTGGCCGGGGCCTGGAGGAGCAGGAGGCGGGTGTTGGGGATGGGGGTCTCTGTGGTCCACAGAGGTGTCCTGAAATGGGTGGCTCGGGGCGGGGTCGAGGACCAGGAAGGACCGACGATGTGGAGGGGGCCGTGCGGGCAGCTTGTTAAGATGGAGCAGGGGGTCCAGAGCTCCAGTCTCCTCGTTCCCACTGACCTGGCCCCTCTTTTCTGCTCTCAGGTAGGGCCAATTGAAGCCACATCCTTCACCCTTAGGGTTGTGAGACCCCAGGCCAGGTACTGCATCCAGGTGGCTGCTCAGGACCTTACCGACTACGGGGAAATGAGTGACTGGAGTCTCCCTGCTGCTGCCTCCAAGCCCATGGGCAAATAGTGAGgcttcccagcccctgccccgcccAGAAGACGGGCTGGGTCCTTGACGTCCGCCCCCCACTGCCACCCACTCAAGAACGGATGGGACCCAACCGGCCTGGGGTCGCTGCTGCCGGGTTGCTGGGCCACTTCCAACAAATGACTTTGCCTTTCGGAGCCTCAGTTTGTCAATCTGTGCAATGGGGATGTACTTCTTCCTTGGACCGCAGTGCAGGGGCCCTGTGAACTGTGAACCCGAGAGGTTTTTTTATTGTGTAACTAAAAAAGATCGTTGCTGGACTCAGGACTCCTCCTCCTttcgtttttaaaaaagatcttattatgggggcgcctgggtggctcagtcgttaagcgtctgcctttggctcaggtcacgatcccggggtcctggcatcgagcccctgcatcaggctcgctgctcagcgggaagcctgcttctccctctcccactccccctgctttgtgttccctctctcgctgtccctttctctgtcaaataaatcaataaactcttttttaaaaattaaaaatttttatttatttatttgagagagtgagctccagtggggggcggggtgcagagggagaagcgggctccttaCTGAGCACGGAGCacgatggatcccaggaccccgggatcatgacctgagccaaaggcagacgcttaacccgcTGACCCCCTTCCTTTCAGCAGACCCAGATGAGACCAGGATGAAGTAAGACACACACAGCGAATCCCCACTCCCATGGATGGGGTCAGGGCTGGACCAGAGGCAaagcctggggctggaggagtcctggggctggggagcagggctCTGCCTGGGAAGGGGTGAGTTCAGGAGTTGAGTTCACCTACCTTCTGAAAAGCTGCCTGGGTGGAGGCAAATAGGACATGAGCTTGAGACTATTTCtcttgctgggggaggggtggcagggggcaggggttgAGGACCAAAGACACCAGGACTGAAGGCAGGAGAAAAAGCCATGGGCAGTTTGTGGCCGGGAAGGTCAAGGAAACAGATTCCGCCCCGGAGCCTCTTCCCGTCCACCCTAGACTTCTCTCTGCTCCAGCccgagagagaaagagggcgggagagagaaaacacacaaaaggggaaggacagagggagagagacatctcaagcaggctccacgcaaacggcagggctggatctcaggaccctgagatcatgatctgagctgagatccagtcccacgcctaagccactgagtcacccaaatgCCCCAACTTTACACTCCTGACCTGCAAACCATAGCATAATAAACTTGTGTGGTTTTAGGACCTGCGAGCTGGCGGTAACCTTCCAACAGCCACGGGGAAGCTCACACACCATCTTGGATGCCCACTGTCCCAACACTGCTTTGTTGCACGTGCAGGGCAGGTGGGTGCGGGAGCTAGTGCGTGAACACGCAGGGGAGGTGGCGGGAGCTGGTGCGTGCACGTGCAGGGTGGGTAGGTGCGGGAGCTGGAATGCATGTGCAGGGTAGGTGGGTGCGGGAGCTGGTCTATGAGTCTCTGCCCCGGACTCCAGGTAAACGTGCGGGAGGGCGTCCAGGCTGCTCCTCTGTGGACATGCGTAGTCCGTGGGAGCTGTCCCTGGCCCCAGGTGCACGCTAGGGACACAGGAACACGCAGCCCAGCACACAGAGTAAACAGTCAATGACAGCCGCCGTTTTCGCTCCAGAAAGGAGTAAAGAACAGGGAACGCCGCGAGCGGCGGCCACGGCGCACCACGATGGCAGTTTGGTGAGCGGCTGCTCACCTCTAGGGGGCGCAGGACCTCCCCCGATCTTCAAATCAGCCGATCCCCGGAACCTTTGTAGCAATCTCGCGAGGGTGCAAATCGGAAGGGAAGGTAGCCGGACTCGGATCTTGACAGGCAGGGGCCAGAGCCAATGATAGGGGGCGTGCTATGCTCTTACCAATAATAGCGCGGAGGAAGTGACGATAGCGGAAATACAAGGGACGGTCAGAGAAGTTCGAAGAACACCGAGCTTAAGCGTTCTTCTCGTGCTTGAGAGACAAGTAGGAGGCGAAGATGTCGGAGCGAAAAGTTTTAAACGTAAGTACTTTGTGACTGGGCTTTCTCCCCGGGGTGGGACACCTCGGAGGTCCGGCCTAGGTGGGTTTCCTGTGCTCTCTTATTGGAACCTTTTTCTCTTCGCCAACGATCTTCCGCGGGGCGGGGCTTTCAGACACCTCCCAATCACCTTCCTTGAGGGGTGGGCCCTTGCGTCCTTTCGGGGCGGAGCTGAATATGTTTGCCCCAGCGCTTCTCCTGATTGGGTGTGCCGGAGGGAGCTAGCCAGTCAGGTCCCTTGGGGGGGTGGGTCCGCCCTGGCCGTATTGCCGTTCGCTCCTCCTCCAGGCGcctgaggccccgcccccagGGTCCCGGGCGTCGCGTTTCTTGGGGGGCCTGGGCTCAGCTCTTCGGCTGGGCCGGCAGGGGCAGGGGCGCCCCCTCCCGGCCGCCTCGGCTTCTCCCGACCCAGTGGGGAATCCGGTGGGGCTGGGAAGGCGGCATGCGGCCCCCGAGCTCCGAGTCCCTGCGCGCGGCCCCCGGGGGCCCGTGTGCTCCGCGTCGCGGAGTGAGCCCCGCGTGCCGGGCCAGGGGCCCAGGTGGGAGCGGCCGGGCCGGTGCGGCTCCCGCGGCGCCGCGCTCTCGTCTCTCCCGCACTCGGGTCAGGGGTCCGGCGCCGGCGTCCTCACAGCCCGGGGGCAGGAGTCCTCGGGCCCTGGCGACCCAGCCGGCAGCCGGCTCTCCCCGTCGGTTCCCGGTGCTGCCGCGCCGGCCCCGGCTCATCCCGGCGTGCGGGCGGACGGGCCCGCTGAGGCCCCGGAGGCGGGGGATAGCCAGGGAGTGGAGGACTCGAACCCGGGCCCCCAGCCGTGTAACCCGGACTCCTGACCCCCGGACCTCGCTGCACCTCCCCAGAGCCGTGTCCGCCCCGGGGCTCAAACTCTCTGTGATGGGGGCCCGTCGCTCTGCCTCCACGAGGCTCTGCAAGGGTTCTCTGAGGCAAGAGCTATGAAGTGCCCCGTGCGGGTGCTCAGCGCACGGACTGCTTTATTTTCGGATTATCCGTGGAGCTGAGTTCCCTGATCCACACCTGTCCCCTGCGGGTCTCCCGCTGAGGCTCCTGTGTGGG harbors:
- the EBI3 gene encoding interleukin-27 subunit beta isoform X5, producing the protein MVSRLLVLALWVGGLPCSGREAVPPQPRVRCRASRYPVAVDCSWTLPPAPHSAAPTSFIATYRLGVAAHGESRPCLQPTPEAASCIIPDVQMFSMVPYILNITTLQPWPSSSFVPFVPEHIIKPDPPEGVRLSPLPGQRLWVQWEPPRSWPFPEIFALKYRIRYKHHRSPRFRQVGPIEATSFTLRVVRPQARYCIQVAAQDLTDYGEMSDWSLPAAASKPMGK
- the EBI3 gene encoding interleukin-27 subunit beta isoform X1 translates to MVSRLLVLALWVGGLPCSGREAVPPQPRVRCRASRYPVAVDCSWTLPPAPHSAAPTSFIATYRLGVAAHGESRPCLQPTPEAASCIIPDVQMFSMVPYILNITTLQPWPSSSFVPFVPEHIIKPDPPEGVRLSPLPGQRLWVQWEPPRSWPFPEIFALKYRIRYKHHRSPRFRQQLHSQQLKGGNSPNVCQQQSRKTHVSTHARARHSAGPGRGVNRRCPGMDRAHSAQGGNQTQKAIQHVFIDSIYGKHPEQAHPGTGREFWLPGAGEEVERDSRWLRDFLLG
- the EBI3 gene encoding interleukin-27 subunit beta isoform X3, which produces MVSRLLVLALWVGGLPCSGREAVPPQPRVRCRASRYPVAVDCSWTLPPAPHSAAPTSFIATYRLGVAAHGESRPCLQPTPEAASCIIPDVQMFSMVPYILNITTLQPWPSSSFVPFVPEHIIKPDPPEGVRLSPLPGQRLWVQWEPPRSWPFPEIFALKYRIRYKHHRSPRFRQLHSQQLKGGNSPNVCQQQSRKTHVSTHARARHSAGPGRGVNRRCPGMDRAHSAQGGNQTQKAIQHVFIDSIYGKHPEQAHPGTGREFWLPGAGEEVERDSRWLRDFLLG
- the EBI3 gene encoding interleukin-27 subunit beta isoform X4, with protein sequence MVSRLLVLALWVGGLPCSGREAVPPQPRVRCRASRYPVAVDCSWTLPPAPHSAAPTSFIATYRLGVAAHGESRPCLQPTPEAASCIIPDVQMFSMVPYILNITTLQPWPSSSFVPFVPEHIIKPDPPEGVRLSPLPGQRLWVQWEPPRSWPFPEIFALKYRIRYKHHRSPRFRQQLKGGNSPNVCQQQSRKTHVSTHARARHSAGPGRGVNRRCPGMDRAHSAQGGNQTQKAIQHVFIDSIYGKHPEQAHPGTGREFWLPGAGEEVERDSRWLRDFLLG
- the EBI3 gene encoding interleukin-27 subunit beta isoform X2, yielding MVSRLLVLALWVGGLPCSGREVPPQPRVRCRASRYPVAVDCSWTLPPAPHSAAPTSFIATYRLGVAAHGESRPCLQPTPEAASCIIPDVQMFSMVPYILNITTLQPWPSSSFVPFVPEHIIKPDPPEGVRLSPLPGQRLWVQWEPPRSWPFPEIFALKYRIRYKHHRSPRFRQQLHSQQLKGGNSPNVCQQQSRKTHVSTHARARHSAGPGRGVNRRCPGMDRAHSAQGGNQTQKAIQHVFIDSIYGKHPEQAHPGTGREFWLPGAGEEVERDSRWLRDFLLG